A genomic segment from Campylobacter concisus encodes:
- the tupC gene encoding tungstate ABC transporter ATP-binding protein TupC, with the protein MINVRNLRLNYGASEILNIPRLDIDVTKITALTGSNGSGKSTLMRVMSFLQKPTSGEVRLWGSSAPSLNLLRDVSVLLPEPALLKRSVRENFRAVLKSRGVLGEFDERASEALNLVGLDESFLNKRHFELSSGQTQRVSFALNLALRSRLYLLDEPTNSVDVGTSKLFGKAVLYMRQRYGCGFVIASHDDKWLSAVAEENVFLHKGRVCEFEYKNIFDARDGVLKFDENASVNLPQNLRNAVKIAVNPSKIMLSKTPIEGYLDGILHSVSLYLGKDLLVKIKIGDFLIKTLAPNSQNFNVGENIYFKFDEGAFLGLE; encoded by the coding sequence GTGATAAACGTTAGAAATTTACGCCTAAACTACGGCGCGAGCGAGATTTTAAACATCCCGCGCCTTGATATCGACGTCACCAAAATCACCGCGCTAACTGGTAGCAACGGTAGCGGCAAAAGCACGCTAATGCGAGTAATGTCGTTTTTACAAAAGCCCACTAGCGGCGAGGTGCGGCTGTGGGGAAGCAGCGCGCCGAGTCTAAATTTACTGCGCGACGTTAGCGTTTTGTTGCCAGAGCCCGCGCTTTTAAAACGCTCCGTGAGGGAAAATTTTAGAGCCGTTTTAAAAAGCCGCGGAGTACTGGGAGAATTTGACGAGCGAGCGAGCGAGGCGTTAAATTTGGTCGGTCTTGACGAGAGCTTTTTAAACAAGCGCCACTTTGAGCTTAGCTCGGGACAGACGCAGCGCGTTAGCTTTGCGTTAAATTTAGCGCTTAGATCGCGGCTTTATCTACTCGACGAGCCGACAAATAGCGTGGACGTGGGCACCTCAAAGCTGTTTGGCAAGGCGGTGCTTTATATGCGGCAAAGATACGGCTGCGGCTTTGTGATCGCTAGCCACGACGACAAATGGCTAAGCGCGGTCGCCGAAGAAAACGTCTTTTTGCACAAAGGTCGCGTGTGCGAATTCGAGTACAAAAATATATTTGACGCGCGGGACGGAGTTTTAAAATTTGACGAAAATGCGAGCGTAAATTTGCCGCAAAATTTACGTAACGCCGTAAAGATCGCCGTAAATCCAAGCAAAATAATGCTAAGCAAAACGCCGATAGAAGGCTACTTAGACGGTATCTTGCACTCGGTTTCGCTCTATCTTGGCAAAGATCTTTTGGTAAAAATCAAAATCGGCGACTTTTTGATAAAAACTCTGGCGCCAAATTCGCAAAATTTTAACGTCGGCGAAAATATTTATTTTAAATTTGACGAAGGAGCGTTTTTGGGGCTTGAATGA
- a CDS encoding TorD/DmsD family molecular chaperone — translation MTSKGEFAAGRGLYYSLFSRFFVFSQEADRFSGVNAMLGLASAHALNEESAAAIMRIQAKFDEKNSQNLADEFDEIFHALPSPLRNSLSYYDEGYEVGHACAKVRKILARTDIRRDEAKFKENEDNVGFVFALMSEFIAQESELELYGELEEQLFKEIINPNIDEFINDLFNHESSEIYKDVAVLLQGFIEFERVVLSAPRPINQGKNKKTLDGVSRSEAIRRQKNRVRKIKAMEEENAKK, via the coding sequence ATGACTAGCAAGGGCGAATTTGCGGCGGGACGTGGGCTTTACTACTCGCTATTTTCGCGTTTTTTCGTTTTTAGCCAAGAAGCCGATAGATTTAGCGGCGTAAACGCGATGCTAGGCCTTGCCTCCGCGCACGCTCTAAACGAGGAATCGGCCGCTGCGATAATGCGCATACAGGCAAAATTCGACGAAAAAAATTCGCAAAATTTAGCGGATGAATTCGATGAAATTTTCCACGCTCTGCCAAGTCCGCTTAGAAACTCGCTGTCCTACTACGACGAGGGCTATGAGGTCGGACACGCCTGCGCAAAAGTGCGTAAAATTTTAGCCCGCACAGACATTAGGCGCGACGAGGCTAAATTTAAAGAAAACGAAGACAACGTGGGTTTCGTGTTTGCGCTAATGAGCGAATTTATCGCGCAAGAGAGCGAGCTGGAGCTATACGGCGAGCTTGAGGAGCAGCTTTTTAAAGAGATCATAAACCCAAACATCGACGAGTTTATAAATGATCTTTTTAACCACGAAAGCAGCGAAATTTATAAAGACGTCGCAGTGCTTTTGCAAGGATTTATAGAGTTTGAGCGCGTAGTTTTAAGCGCGCCGCGTCCTATAAATCAAGGCAAAAACAAAAAGACTTTGGACGGAGTTTCAAGATCTGAGGCCATAAGAAGACAAAAAAACCGAGTGAGAAAGATAAAAGCTATGGAGGAAGAAAATGCAAAAAAATAG
- a CDS encoding twin-arginine translocation signal domain-containing protein — translation MQKNRREFLKKAGLVGAAAATAGVATAAASNLKYGKSKKTEVLYKRSKNWDLYYEQAK, via the coding sequence ATGCAAAAAAATAGGCGAGAATTTTTAAAAAAGGCGGGGCTAGTCGGCGCGGCAGCGGCTACGGCCGGAGTAGCGACGGCAGCGGCGTCAAACCTAAAATACGGTAAAAGCAAAAAGACCGAAGTGCTTTATAAAAGAAGCAAAAACTGGGATCTATACTACGAACAAGCGAAATAA
- a CDS encoding molybdopterin-dependent oxidoreductase translates to MPHSNAVGRRSFLKMAALAGVAGGMSGLAASGVTRSATKEEMANPFPNSKIVKTVCTVCSVGCGVRAEVENGVWVRQEVAQDHPVSAGGHCCKGSDVIDMVRSHCRVKYPMKKVGGKWKRISYKEALDEIGAKLKAYREKNPEQVMFLGSAKDCNEQSYYISKFVAMFGTNNLDHQARLUHSSTVAGVANTWGYGAMTNHLGDIQNAKSIFIVGANPAVNHPVGFRHFLKAKENNGAKLIVVDPRYTRTAAKADYFAQIRTGTDIPFMYGMMNIIFENGWEDKEFINDRVYGMDLIREEAAKWTPEVVADVCGIKKETLLEITEVYAKNRPGSVVWAMGLTQHTIGSSNTRIAPILQLVLGNMGVSGGGCNILRGHDNVQGATDMANLPTELPGYYPKNEANWKYFAKMWKVDFEWLQKNFVKPEMMFKPGFTLSKWWAGVLDGKNGNEAVDNAGDSIKALVVIGNGITSTAQQVKVKEGLDALELLVLVDPFVNDAGVITDKKDDVYILPAATQFETSGTVVATNRSGQWRSQVVEPLFESMPDHEILFELAKRLGYYDELTRTIRDAEGKIEWPEVATREIANIVKTIGMTGWTPERLKKHQENWDKFDEKTSLGKPGTVVEGEYYGLPWPCWTEDHPGSPILYDINKSVRQGGMGFRNRFGLEHNGVSQLAADGSAPVDSFVKGGYPEIKKDNIEKVLGITLTEDEKAKIGGSWIHDDSNIIAKKCMEKNIAPYGNARARTIVWTFADQIPLHREPLHTPRFDLAQKYPSFEDKKLQNRVDTKFKSVQLAKDYSKEFPIILTTARLVNFSGAGMETRASMYLSRLTPEMFADIHPELAAKHGIKNWDFIWVHSPEGTKVKVRARVVPSVKPDTIFMPFHYAGYMQGADMTGNFPEGTKPYAVGESANTVTNYGYDINTQIPETKSGLCRIEKA, encoded by the coding sequence ATGCCCCACTCAAACGCAGTCGGGCGAAGATCGTTTTTAAAAATGGCCGCGCTAGCAGGCGTAGCAGGCGGCATGAGCGGGCTGGCTGCTAGCGGCGTAACTAGAAGCGCCACAAAAGAAGAAATGGCAAATCCGTTTCCAAACTCTAAAATCGTAAAAACCGTTTGTACGGTTTGCTCCGTTGGATGTGGAGTGCGCGCCGAGGTAGAAAACGGCGTTTGGGTACGCCAAGAAGTAGCCCAAGATCACCCGGTAAGCGCTGGCGGCCACTGCTGTAAGGGTAGCGACGTCATCGATATGGTGCGCTCTCACTGCCGCGTAAAATACCCGATGAAAAAAGTAGGCGGCAAATGGAAACGCATCAGCTACAAAGAGGCTCTTGATGAAATCGGCGCCAAACTAAAAGCGTATCGCGAAAAAAATCCTGAACAAGTGATGTTTCTAGGCTCTGCAAAAGATTGCAACGAACAAAGCTATTATATAAGCAAATTCGTAGCGATGTTCGGGACTAATAACCTAGATCACCAAGCACGTCTTTGACACAGCTCTACAGTCGCCGGTGTGGCGAATACTTGGGGTTACGGAGCTATGACCAATCATCTTGGAGATATCCAAAACGCGAAGTCTATCTTTATAGTAGGCGCAAATCCGGCGGTAAATCACCCGGTCGGCTTTAGACATTTTCTAAAAGCGAAGGAAAATAACGGCGCAAAGCTAATCGTGGTCGATCCAAGATACACGAGAACTGCGGCTAAAGCTGATTATTTTGCTCAAATTCGCACCGGCACGGATATACCTTTTATGTACGGCATGATGAATATCATCTTTGAAAACGGCTGGGAAGATAAGGAATTTATAAACGACCGCGTCTACGGTATGGATCTGATCCGCGAAGAGGCTGCCAAATGGACGCCCGAAGTCGTGGCCGATGTTTGCGGGATCAAAAAAGAGACGCTTCTTGAGATAACCGAAGTTTACGCCAAAAATCGCCCGGGATCGGTCGTTTGGGCGATGGGTCTAACTCAGCACACCATAGGCAGCTCAAACACTCGTATCGCTCCGATCCTGCAACTAGTGCTAGGAAATATGGGCGTATCGGGCGGCGGCTGTAATATTCTGCGCGGTCACGACAACGTTCAAGGCGCGACGGATATGGCGAATTTGCCGACCGAGCTACCCGGGTACTATCCAAAAAACGAAGCCAACTGGAAATACTTCGCTAAGATGTGGAAGGTCGATTTTGAATGGCTCCAAAAGAATTTCGTTAAGCCTGAAATGATGTTTAAACCCGGATTTACGCTATCAAAATGGTGGGCGGGCGTGCTTGATGGTAAAAACGGCAACGAAGCCGTAGATAATGCCGGCGACAGTATAAAAGCCTTAGTAGTAATCGGCAACGGTATCACCTCTACCGCGCAACAAGTAAAAGTAAAAGAGGGGCTAGACGCGCTTGAGCTTTTGGTTCTAGTAGATCCTTTCGTAAACGATGCCGGCGTGATAACGGACAAAAAAGACGACGTCTATATACTGCCTGCGGCGACGCAGTTTGAAACTAGCGGTACGGTCGTGGCCACAAACCGCAGCGGCCAGTGGAGAAGCCAGGTCGTAGAGCCGCTTTTTGAGAGTATGCCGGATCACGAAATTTTGTTTGAGCTTGCCAAAAGGCTAGGCTACTATGACGAGCTAACGCGCACGATCAGAGACGCTGAAGGCAAGATTGAGTGGCCTGAAGTCGCTACTCGCGAGATCGCAAATATAGTTAAAACTATCGGCATGACGGGTTGGACTCCGGAAAGGCTCAAAAAGCACCAAGAAAACTGGGATAAATTTGACGAAAAAACAAGCCTAGGAAAACCGGGCACCGTAGTTGAAGGCGAGTACTACGGTCTGCCGTGGCCTTGCTGGACGGAGGATCATCCGGGCAGCCCGATACTTTACGATATAAACAAATCCGTTAGGCAAGGCGGTATGGGTTTTAGAAACCGCTTCGGCTTAGAGCATAACGGAGTTAGCCAATTAGCCGCAGACGGTAGCGCGCCCGTAGATTCGTTTGTCAAGGGCGGATATCCGGAGATCAAAAAAGATAATATCGAAAAGGTGCTAGGCATCACGCTAACCGAGGATGAAAAAGCCAAAATAGGCGGCAGTTGGATACATGACGATAGTAATATCATCGCTAAAAAATGCATGGAGAAAAATATCGCTCCGTACGGCAACGCGCGAGCTAGGACGATCGTTTGGACTTTTGCGGATCAAATTCCTCTTCACAGAGAGCCGTTGCATACGCCTAGATTCGATCTGGCGCAAAAGTATCCGAGCTTTGAGGATAAGAAACTTCAAAACCGCGTCGATACGAAATTTAAATCCGTCCAGCTAGCAAAGGACTACTCAAAAGAGTTTCCTATCATCCTCACGACGGCTCGCCTCGTAAATTTTAGCGGCGCGGGCATGGAGACGAGAGCTAGTATGTATCTAAGCCGTCTAACGCCTGAGATGTTTGCCGATATCCACCCTGAGCTTGCGGCTAAACACGGCATTAAAAACTGGGATTTCATCTGGGTTCATTCGCCTGAGGGCACTAAGGTTAAGGTGCGCGCTAGAGTAGTACCGTCCGTTAAACCCGACACCATCTTTATGCCGTTTCATTATGCGGGCTATA
- the tupB gene encoding tungstate ABC transporter permease TupB, with protein sequence MDFLLNGFLEAFRLLFSGDEETYSAIRATLYTSSVSIFFTILVGFPLGFTLGFYDFKGRRILRLLSDTALAMPTVAIGLILYAFITRNGPFGEFGLLFTLKAVMLGQFVLALPIIISLSASVVENMDKKHYLTILNLRLSAPRLVGCVLYELRYALMVVVATAYGRIVAEVGVAMMIGGNIKYFTRTITTAVSLETNKGEFAMGIALALVLIFIAFAVNLAIHALKRLDR encoded by the coding sequence ACTTTCTACTAAACGGATTCTTAGAGGCCTTTAGGCTGCTTTTTAGCGGCGATGAGGAAACGTATTCGGCGATCAGGGCGACGCTTTACACTTCGAGCGTTTCGATATTTTTTACGATTTTAGTCGGTTTTCCGCTAGGCTTTACGCTGGGATTTTACGATTTTAAAGGGCGCAGGATTTTGAGACTGCTCAGCGATACGGCGCTTGCGATGCCCACCGTTGCGATCGGACTTATTTTGTATGCATTTATCACGCGAAACGGCCCGTTTGGCGAGTTTGGGCTGCTTTTTACGCTAAAGGCCGTGATGCTGGGGCAGTTTGTGCTAGCACTACCTATCATCATCTCGCTAAGCGCTAGCGTCGTGGAAAATATGGACAAAAAACACTATCTAACCATCCTAAATTTACGCCTGAGCGCGCCGCGGCTAGTGGGCTGCGTGCTTTACGAGCTAAGGTATGCTCTGATGGTGGTCGTAGCGACGGCGTACGGGCGTATCGTGGCCGAGGTCGGCGTGGCGATGATGATCGGCGGAAATATCAAATATTTTACCCGCACGATCACGACTGCAGTGTCGCTGGAGACGAACAAAGGCGAGTTTGCCATGGGTATCGCGCTGGCTTTGGTGCTCATCTTTATCGCGTTTGCCGTAAATTTGGCGATACACGCGCTAAAAAGGCTTGACCGATGA